One window of Trifolium pratense cultivar HEN17-A07 linkage group LG5, ARS_RC_1.1, whole genome shotgun sequence genomic DNA carries:
- the LOC123884117 gene encoding putative ALA-interacting subunit 2 isoform X2: protein MEEVHQPSAQVHGQFQDALCDMVHSISLHSRIFQHVNLSLHLQQLVLLQYLNILWCLVLKNVYSKSQSYFLQVISTFLLMGFIFIPVGLVTLRASYSVVEIVDRYDIECVPEEYRSNKVAYVKDDSVSKNCSRFLKVPKSMRAPIFIYYQLDNYYQNHRRYVKSRTDRQLLHGLGYNDTSSCRPLESSDDLPIVPCGLIAWSLFNDTYKFSRGPSELKVNRKDIAWKSDRNHKFGKHVYPFNFQNGTLTGGAKLDPTIPLSDQEDLIVWMRTAALPTFRKLYGRIEEDLEADDVIVVNLKNNYNTYSFGGKKKIVLSTSSWLGGKNDFLGIANLFVGSFSILISIIFLVLHLKSPRQTLWRHSLRILE, encoded by the exons ATGGAGGAAGTTCATCAACCATCAGCACAGGTGCACGGGCAATTCCAGGACGCCCTGTGCGACATGGTG CACTCTATCAGTTTACACAGCAGAATCTTCCAGCATGTAAACCTGTCCTTACACCTGCAGCAGTTAGTTCTTTTACAATACTTAAATATTTTATGGTGCCTTGTTCTAAAAAATGTGTATTCTAAATCTCAATCATATTTTTTGCAGGTCATTTCCACATTTTTATTGATGGGCTTCATTTTTATTCCTGTTGGACTTGTTACACTTCGTGCATCGTATAGT GTTGTTGAAATTGTGGACAGATATGACATTGAATGTGTACCTGAAGAATATAGAAGTAACAAGGTAGCATATGTAAAAGATGACTCAGTCTCCAAAAATTGTTCCCGATTCTTGAAG GTGCCTAAGTCAATGAGAGCGCCAATTTTTATCTATTATCAGCTTGATAACTATTACCAGAACCATCGACG ATATGTCAAAAGTAGAACTGATCGGCAGCTCTTACATGGACTTGGATACAATGATACCAGTTCTTGTAGACCTTTAGAGTCTTCTGATGATCTTCCCATTGTACCCTGCGGGTTGATAGCATGGAGTTTATTTAATGATACATATAAGTTCAGTCGTGGACCATCGGAATTGAAGGTTAATAGGAAAGACATTGCATGGAAGAGTGATCGCAATCACAAATTTGGGAAGCATGTTTACCCGTTTAATTTTCAGAATGGTACCTTGACTGGAGGTGCAAAGCTGGATCCTACTATTCCT CTAAGTGATCAAGAAGATCTCATAGTTTGGATGCGGACTGCTGCTCTCCCCACCTTCCGAAAGTTGTATGGTAGAATAGAAGAGGATTTGGAAGCAGATGATGTTATAGTAGTCAACCTCAAGAATAACTATAATACTTACAGTTTTGGAGGAAAGAAGAAGATTGTTCTATCAACATCAAGCTGGCTGGGTGGAAAAAATGACTTTCTTGGAATTGCCAATTTATTTGTTGGCAGCTTTAGTATATTGATCTCCATTATCTTCCTGGTGCTTCATCTGAAAAGTCCCAG GCAGACCTTATGGAGACACAGCCTACGCATCTTGGAATAA
- the LOC123884117 gene encoding putative ALA-interacting subunit 2 isoform X1, translated as MEEVHQPSAQVHGQFQDALCDMVHSISLHSRIFQHVNLSLHLQQLVLLQYLNILWCLVLKNVYSKSQSYFLQVISTFLLMGFIFIPVGLVTLRASYSVVEIVDRYDIECVPEEYRSNKVAYVKDDSVSKNCSRFLKVPKSMRAPIFIYYQLDNYYQNHRRYVKSRTDRQLLHGLGYNDTSSCRPLESSDDLPIVPCGLIAWSLFNDTYKFSRGPSELKVNRKDIAWKSDRNHKFGKHVYPFNFQNGTLTGGAKLDPTIPLSDQEDLIVWMRTAALPTFRKLYGRIEEDLEADDVIVVNLKNNYNTYSFGGKKKIVLSTSSWLGGKNDFLGIANLFVGSFSILISIIFLVLHLKSPRPYGDTAYASWNKKSISS; from the exons ATGGAGGAAGTTCATCAACCATCAGCACAGGTGCACGGGCAATTCCAGGACGCCCTGTGCGACATGGTG CACTCTATCAGTTTACACAGCAGAATCTTCCAGCATGTAAACCTGTCCTTACACCTGCAGCAGTTAGTTCTTTTACAATACTTAAATATTTTATGGTGCCTTGTTCTAAAAAATGTGTATTCTAAATCTCAATCATATTTTTTGCAGGTCATTTCCACATTTTTATTGATGGGCTTCATTTTTATTCCTGTTGGACTTGTTACACTTCGTGCATCGTATAGT GTTGTTGAAATTGTGGACAGATATGACATTGAATGTGTACCTGAAGAATATAGAAGTAACAAGGTAGCATATGTAAAAGATGACTCAGTCTCCAAAAATTGTTCCCGATTCTTGAAG GTGCCTAAGTCAATGAGAGCGCCAATTTTTATCTATTATCAGCTTGATAACTATTACCAGAACCATCGACG ATATGTCAAAAGTAGAACTGATCGGCAGCTCTTACATGGACTTGGATACAATGATACCAGTTCTTGTAGACCTTTAGAGTCTTCTGATGATCTTCCCATTGTACCCTGCGGGTTGATAGCATGGAGTTTATTTAATGATACATATAAGTTCAGTCGTGGACCATCGGAATTGAAGGTTAATAGGAAAGACATTGCATGGAAGAGTGATCGCAATCACAAATTTGGGAAGCATGTTTACCCGTTTAATTTTCAGAATGGTACCTTGACTGGAGGTGCAAAGCTGGATCCTACTATTCCT CTAAGTGATCAAGAAGATCTCATAGTTTGGATGCGGACTGCTGCTCTCCCCACCTTCCGAAAGTTGTATGGTAGAATAGAAGAGGATTTGGAAGCAGATGATGTTATAGTAGTCAACCTCAAGAATAACTATAATACTTACAGTTTTGGAGGAAAGAAGAAGATTGTTCTATCAACATCAAGCTGGCTGGGTGGAAAAAATGACTTTCTTGGAATTGCCAATTTATTTGTTGGCAGCTTTAGTATATTGATCTCCATTATCTTCCTGGTGCTTCATCTGAAAAGTCCCAG ACCTTATGGAGACACAGCCTACGCATCTTGGAATAAGAAGAGCATTTCCAGCTGA
- the LOC123884117 gene encoding putative ALA-interacting subunit 2 isoform X3, with amino-acid sequence MDLDGGSSSTISTGARAIPGRPVRHGALYQFTQQNLPACKPVLTPAAVISTFLLMGFIFIPVGLVTLRASYSVVEIVDRYDIECVPEEYRSNKVAYVKDDSVSKNCSRFLKVPKSMRAPIFIYYQLDNYYQNHRRYVKSRTDRQLLHGLGYNDTSSCRPLESSDDLPIVPCGLIAWSLFNDTYKFSRGPSELKVNRKDIAWKSDRNHKFGKHVYPFNFQNGTLTGGAKLDPTIPLSDQEDLIVWMRTAALPTFRKLYGRIEEDLEADDVIVVNLKNNYNTYSFGGKKKIVLSTSSWLGGKNDFLGIANLFVGSFSILISIIFLVLHLKSPRPYGDTAYASWNKKSISS; translated from the exons ATGGATCTCGATGGAGGAAGTTCATCAACCATCAGCACAGGTGCACGGGCAATTCCAGGACGCCCTGTGCGACATGGTG CACTCTATCAGTTTACACAGCAGAATCTTCCAGCATGTAAACCTGTCCTTACACCTGCAGCA GTCATTTCCACATTTTTATTGATGGGCTTCATTTTTATTCCTGTTGGACTTGTTACACTTCGTGCATCGTATAGT GTTGTTGAAATTGTGGACAGATATGACATTGAATGTGTACCTGAAGAATATAGAAGTAACAAGGTAGCATATGTAAAAGATGACTCAGTCTCCAAAAATTGTTCCCGATTCTTGAAG GTGCCTAAGTCAATGAGAGCGCCAATTTTTATCTATTATCAGCTTGATAACTATTACCAGAACCATCGACG ATATGTCAAAAGTAGAACTGATCGGCAGCTCTTACATGGACTTGGATACAATGATACCAGTTCTTGTAGACCTTTAGAGTCTTCTGATGATCTTCCCATTGTACCCTGCGGGTTGATAGCATGGAGTTTATTTAATGATACATATAAGTTCAGTCGTGGACCATCGGAATTGAAGGTTAATAGGAAAGACATTGCATGGAAGAGTGATCGCAATCACAAATTTGGGAAGCATGTTTACCCGTTTAATTTTCAGAATGGTACCTTGACTGGAGGTGCAAAGCTGGATCCTACTATTCCT CTAAGTGATCAAGAAGATCTCATAGTTTGGATGCGGACTGCTGCTCTCCCCACCTTCCGAAAGTTGTATGGTAGAATAGAAGAGGATTTGGAAGCAGATGATGTTATAGTAGTCAACCTCAAGAATAACTATAATACTTACAGTTTTGGAGGAAAGAAGAAGATTGTTCTATCAACATCAAGCTGGCTGGGTGGAAAAAATGACTTTCTTGGAATTGCCAATTTATTTGTTGGCAGCTTTAGTATATTGATCTCCATTATCTTCCTGGTGCTTCATCTGAAAAGTCCCAG ACCTTATGGAGACACAGCCTACGCATCTTGGAATAAGAAGAGCATTTCCAGCTGA
- the LOC123884117 gene encoding putative ALA-interacting subunit 2 isoform X4, producing MDLDGGSSSTISTGARAIPGRPVRHGALYQFTQQNLPACKPVLTPAAVISTFLLMGFIFIPVGLVTLRASYSVVEIVDRYDIECVPEEYRSNKVAYVKDDSVSKNCSRFLKVPKSMRAPIFIYYQLDNYYQNHRRYVKSRTDRQLLHGLGYNDTSSCRPLESSDDLPIVPCGLIAWSLFNDTYKFSRGPSELKVNRKDIAWKSDRNHKFGKHVYPFNFQNGTLTGGAKLDPTIPLSDQEDLIVWMRTAALPTFRKLYGRIEEDLEADDVIVVNLKNNYNTYSFGGKKKIVLSTSSWLGGKNDFLGIANLFVGSFSILISIIFLVLHLKSPRQTLWRHSLRILE from the exons ATGGATCTCGATGGAGGAAGTTCATCAACCATCAGCACAGGTGCACGGGCAATTCCAGGACGCCCTGTGCGACATGGTG CACTCTATCAGTTTACACAGCAGAATCTTCCAGCATGTAAACCTGTCCTTACACCTGCAGCA GTCATTTCCACATTTTTATTGATGGGCTTCATTTTTATTCCTGTTGGACTTGTTACACTTCGTGCATCGTATAGT GTTGTTGAAATTGTGGACAGATATGACATTGAATGTGTACCTGAAGAATATAGAAGTAACAAGGTAGCATATGTAAAAGATGACTCAGTCTCCAAAAATTGTTCCCGATTCTTGAAG GTGCCTAAGTCAATGAGAGCGCCAATTTTTATCTATTATCAGCTTGATAACTATTACCAGAACCATCGACG ATATGTCAAAAGTAGAACTGATCGGCAGCTCTTACATGGACTTGGATACAATGATACCAGTTCTTGTAGACCTTTAGAGTCTTCTGATGATCTTCCCATTGTACCCTGCGGGTTGATAGCATGGAGTTTATTTAATGATACATATAAGTTCAGTCGTGGACCATCGGAATTGAAGGTTAATAGGAAAGACATTGCATGGAAGAGTGATCGCAATCACAAATTTGGGAAGCATGTTTACCCGTTTAATTTTCAGAATGGTACCTTGACTGGAGGTGCAAAGCTGGATCCTACTATTCCT CTAAGTGATCAAGAAGATCTCATAGTTTGGATGCGGACTGCTGCTCTCCCCACCTTCCGAAAGTTGTATGGTAGAATAGAAGAGGATTTGGAAGCAGATGATGTTATAGTAGTCAACCTCAAGAATAACTATAATACTTACAGTTTTGGAGGAAAGAAGAAGATTGTTCTATCAACATCAAGCTGGCTGGGTGGAAAAAATGACTTTCTTGGAATTGCCAATTTATTTGTTGGCAGCTTTAGTATATTGATCTCCATTATCTTCCTGGTGCTTCATCTGAAAAGTCCCAG GCAGACCTTATGGAGACACAGCCTACGCATCTTGGAATAA
- the LOC123884116 gene encoding uncharacterized protein LOC123884116 codes for MDKEGGPLNKPPLLVSASNYDYWKSRMMTFLKQIDSKIWKEVLRGWDHPVKMDKEGKPTLELNPEEEWSKEEDELALANSKALYALYNGVDKHIFRLIKKCASAKEAWNILQTVHEGTSKVKMSRLQLLTTKFENLRMNDDETIQEFHMTLLDYDNQFDALGEKVPEEKLVRKMLRSLPKKFNMKVTAIEEAKNITEMKLDELIGSLQTYEVATNERMDKKTKSIAFVSNAEEEDQQSDAESENSISDAMVLLGKQFNKVLKGMDKRPRTSVPDTGRNTNRNFRKPMSDEKTSLNKSVQCHECEGYEHIRTECATFLKKQKKGLTVS; via the coding sequence atggacaaagaaggaggacCTCTCAACAAACCACCTCTTCTGGTTAGTGCTTcaaactatgattattggaagtCTCGCATGATGACCTTCCTTAAACAAATAGATAGCAAGATATGGAAAGAAGTTCTAAGAGGTTGGGACCACCCTGTGAAAATGGACAAAGAGGGCAAACCAACCCTTGAGTTAAACCCTGAGGAGGAATGGTCCAAAGaggaggatgagcttgctcttgcaaactcaaaagcactATATGCATtgtataatggtgttgacaagcacatattcagactcataaaaaaatgtgcctctgctaaggaagcttggaacaTTCTccaaactgttcatgaaggtacctctaaggTGAAAATGTCAAGGCTGCAACTTTTAACCACTAAGTTTGAaaatcttagaatgaatgatgatgaaaccattcaggagtTTCACATGACCTTACTTGACTATGATAATCAgtttgatgccttgggagaaAAGGTTCCTGAAGAGAAATTGGTAAGGAAGATGCTTAGGTCCCTTCCTAAGAAGTTTAATATGAAGGTCACCGCTATAGAAGAAGCCAAAAATATCACAGAAATGAAGTTGGATGAACTTATTGGTTCATTACAAACTTACGAGGTGGCTACAAATGAAAGGATGGATAAGAAAACCAAGAGCATTGCCTTTGTCtcgaatgctgaggaagaagatcaacagagtgaCGCGGAGTCTGAGaatagcatctctgatgcaatggttcttctaggaaaacaatttaataaggtgctaaaagGAATGGACAAACGTCCAAGGACAAGTGTACCTGACACTGGTCGCAACACAAACagaaatttcagaaaacctatGTCAGATGAGAAAACATCTCTTAATAAAAGTGTccaatgtcatgaatgtgaagggtaTGAACACATTAGAACTGAATGTGCAACCTTCttgaagaaacagaaaaagggGTTAACTGTTTCATAG